One Natrinema marinum genomic window carries:
- a CDS encoding cbb3-type cytochrome c oxidase subunit I translates to MTDDAPTESRGPASERDATRPTSSPLVPAGTPFHVAGVCFLLAGLVLALYQGLQAFALVPRLSWLTWTHIHFVTIGAFTQLIFGTLPNLAARKLERPTPSTRATRASFLGLNGALLLAWYGRAVGIPLAFDIGLAVVWLLALWLFALVLGMARRADGRLTRDPTVGFYLLSPFVYLLGLAFAFGLYSHSVSVPGGWAGLREAHVHANAWGFFGLAAIGTLYDLFPRLVDAEPYSDRLQRLSLVLFAFGIFPLVFGPVLGMGRSVTGVGLALYAGGYLLYAYTLVRTYLAGTPNGTAFSVLVAQFWVLAPASFAPFILFGVPLGIPRAWIETGALHFLFTGWALPVALAGSLLAVRPLERTTETEPESGTADRSDTLLARGSVPSVVGPATVLLWNAAVLAVGVGFFYREEPWSALLHGPGYTVLLGIWCYYVARIVGRRVRARPVTSRV, encoded by the coding sequence ATGACCGACGACGCGCCGACCGAGTCACGCGGGCCCGCTTCCGAACGAGACGCTACCCGGCCGACGAGCAGCCCGCTCGTGCCGGCGGGAACGCCGTTTCACGTCGCCGGCGTCTGCTTTCTGCTCGCCGGGCTCGTGCTCGCGCTCTATCAGGGCCTTCAGGCGTTCGCGCTCGTGCCGCGGCTCTCCTGGCTCACGTGGACGCACATCCACTTCGTGACGATCGGTGCGTTCACCCAGCTGATTTTCGGCACGCTCCCGAACCTGGCTGCCCGGAAACTCGAGCGGCCGACCCCGTCGACGCGGGCGACTCGAGCGAGTTTCCTCGGGCTGAACGGCGCGCTCCTCCTCGCCTGGTACGGCCGCGCGGTCGGTATCCCGCTCGCGTTCGACATCGGGCTCGCGGTCGTCTGGCTGCTCGCGCTGTGGCTGTTTGCCCTCGTGCTCGGGATGGCCCGCCGCGCCGATGGCCGGTTGACACGCGATCCGACCGTCGGCTTCTACCTGCTCTCGCCGTTCGTCTACCTGCTCGGGCTGGCTTTCGCGTTCGGCCTGTACAGTCACAGTGTCTCCGTTCCGGGCGGCTGGGCCGGGCTTCGCGAGGCGCACGTCCACGCCAACGCGTGGGGCTTCTTCGGGCTCGCGGCGATCGGAACGCTGTACGATCTGTTTCCCCGACTCGTCGACGCGGAGCCGTACAGCGATCGCCTGCAACGTCTCTCGCTCGTCTTGTTCGCGTTCGGAATCTTCCCGCTCGTCTTCGGTCCGGTCCTCGGCATGGGACGGTCGGTCACCGGCGTCGGCCTCGCGCTGTACGCCGGCGGCTACCTGCTGTACGCCTACACCCTCGTGCGGACCTATCTGGCCGGGACGCCCAACGGGACCGCTTTCTCGGTGCTCGTCGCGCAGTTCTGGGTCCTCGCGCCGGCGAGTTTCGCCCCGTTCATCCTCTTCGGCGTCCCGCTCGGGATCCCGCGCGCCTGGATCGAAACGGGCGCACTTCACTTCCTCTTCACGGGGTGGGCGCTCCCCGTCGCGCTCGCCGGTTCGCTGCTCGCCGTTCGCCCCCTCGAGCGCACGACCGAAACGGAGCCGGAGTCGGGAACGGCCGACCGCTCCGATACGCTCCTCGCCCGCGGCTCCGTTCCGTCGGTCGTCGGTCCGGCCACGGTCCTGCTCTGGAACGCGGCGGTGTTGGCCGTCGGCGTCGGCTTCTTCTACCGGGAGGAGCCGTGGTCGGCGCTCCTTCACGGCCCCGGCTACACCGTGTTGCTCGGCATCTGGTGCTACTACGTCGCTCGAATCGTCGGCCGGCGGGTGCGCGCGAGGCCGGTCACCTCGAGGGTCTGA
- a CDS encoding VIT1/CCC1 transporter family protein — translation MSSLHTLLEDDDVRSISRRYFISNGFDGTLTSIGVIVGSYLSGVDDGLTVVTIGLGAAVGLGTSGVWSVWEIERAEKQADLLRIERAMLTDLQDTQLQQRRAGARKINAVASGIGPLIGIILPLLPFLAHGVLFSLLEATLVAVAIGVAVLFTFGAYLGSISKQNWIVAGVRMGLAGIVVAFLNLFLPG, via the coding sequence GTGAGTTCCCTGCACACCCTTCTCGAGGACGATGACGTTCGGTCCATCTCGCGACGGTACTTCATCTCCAACGGGTTCGACGGCACGCTGACGAGCATCGGGGTCATCGTCGGCTCGTACCTGTCGGGGGTCGACGACGGTCTCACCGTGGTCACCATCGGGCTGGGCGCGGCCGTCGGCCTGGGTACGTCCGGCGTCTGGAGCGTCTGGGAGATCGAACGAGCCGAGAAGCAGGCCGACCTGCTGCGGATCGAGCGGGCCATGCTGACCGACTTGCAGGACACGCAACTCCAGCAGCGACGCGCGGGTGCACGGAAGATCAACGCCGTCGCGAGCGGTATCGGCCCGCTCATCGGCATTATCCTTCCGCTACTTCCGTTTCTCGCACACGGCGTGCTCTTCTCGCTGCTCGAGGCGACGCTGGTCGCGGTCGCCATCGGCGTGGCCGTCCTCTTTACGTTCGGTGCGTATCTCGGCTCGATCTCGAAGCAGAACTGGATCGTCGCCGGCGTCCGCATGGGGCTCGCGGGTATCGTGGTCGCGTTTCTCAACCTATTTCTACCCGGCTGA
- a CDS encoding DUF211 domain-containing protein: MASPIRRLVFDVMKPHEPDILEFAAVVTECEGVTGVNVALIETDRDVQNLKVTLEGDDIDAAAVEEAIVDLGGTVHSIDGVARGERLVEERDTPQDR, translated from the coding sequence ATGGCCTCCCCGATACGACGGCTCGTCTTCGACGTGATGAAGCCACACGAACCGGACATCCTCGAGTTTGCCGCGGTCGTCACCGAGTGCGAGGGCGTCACCGGCGTCAACGTCGCGCTGATCGAAACCGATCGAGACGTTCAGAACCTCAAGGTGACCCTCGAGGGCGACGACATCGACGCGGCGGCCGTCGAGGAGGCCATCGTCGACCTCGGCGGGACGGTCCACTCGATCGACGGGGTCGCCCGCGGCGAGCGGCTGGTCGAAGAACGCGATACGCCCCAGGACCGCTGA
- a CDS encoding TIGR00341 family protein — MRLVQVLVPEGNRAQVLEALDDQGIDYAVFDETGRGEFEAMVQFPVPPNGVEPVLDDLQAAGISESAYTIVLPTETVVSRRITALQALYPGTRISRDELKEQASTLAPERSTFFAFIVLSTLIATTGLLLDSAATIIGAMVVAPLMGPAITASAGSVLADRSLASRGVVLQITGLLLAIAVAAALGAALKGTVLLPPGIDIRTIPQVAERTSPGFLSLFLAFGSGIAGAISISRGSGSALIGVAIAVALIPPAATAGLGIAWGYTGVAVTASVLVLVNLLAINLSALLLFWFSGYRPEQTEQHAAARSSVRRRGVILVIALVALSAVLGVVTLGTYYTTTVEHQVTAETEQFFDDPALSAYALESVRVQYDLQDALLGDKPTVFVIVGQSDDAAVPPDVSERLDRHLEERIDDEVAVRVGFITAQESEPIPPTTDTGVGI, encoded by the coding sequence ATGCGCCTCGTACAGGTGTTGGTTCCGGAGGGGAACCGCGCTCAGGTGTTGGAAGCGCTCGACGATCAGGGGATCGATTACGCCGTCTTCGACGAGACCGGGCGCGGCGAGTTCGAGGCGATGGTTCAGTTCCCGGTCCCACCGAACGGTGTCGAGCCGGTCCTCGACGACCTGCAGGCGGCGGGTATCAGCGAGAGCGCATACACCATCGTCCTTCCGACCGAAACCGTCGTTTCGCGCCGGATAACGGCGCTACAGGCGCTCTATCCCGGCACTCGAATCTCGCGGGACGAGCTCAAGGAGCAGGCGTCGACCCTCGCACCGGAACGCTCGACGTTCTTCGCGTTCATCGTTTTGAGCACGCTCATCGCCACGACCGGGCTGTTGCTCGACTCCGCGGCGACGATCATCGGTGCCATGGTCGTCGCACCGCTGATGGGGCCGGCGATCACCGCGAGCGCGGGCAGCGTTCTGGCGGACCGCAGCCTGGCGAGTCGCGGAGTCGTGCTCCAGATCACGGGCCTTCTGCTGGCTATCGCGGTCGCCGCCGCGCTCGGGGCGGCGCTCAAGGGGACGGTGCTCCTCCCGCCGGGAATCGACATCCGAACGATCCCGCAGGTGGCCGAACGGACGAGCCCTGGCTTCCTCTCGCTGTTTCTCGCATTCGGGTCGGGAATCGCCGGTGCGATCAGTATCTCGCGCGGTTCGGGATCGGCGCTCATCGGCGTCGCGATCGCGGTCGCGCTCATTCCGCCCGCGGCGACGGCGGGGCTGGGTATCGCTTGGGGATACACCGGCGTCGCGGTGACCGCCTCGGTGCTGGTGTTGGTCAACCTCCTGGCGATCAACCTCTCCGCACTGCTCCTCTTCTGGTTCAGCGGCTATCGGCCCGAGCAGACCGAACAACACGCCGCGGCTCGCTCGTCGGTGCGCCGACGCGGCGTGATCCTCGTCATCGCACTCGTCGCCCTCTCGGCCGTCCTCGGGGTCGTCACGCTGGGGACCTACTACACCACGACGGTCGAACATCAGGTCACCGCGGAAACGGAACAGTTCTTCGACGATCCGGCACTCTCCGCCTACGCCCTCGAGAGCGTCAGGGTACAGTACGACCTTCAGGACGCCCTTCTCGGCGACAAGCCGACCGTCTTCGTCATCGTCGGTCAGTCCGACGACGCGGCCGTTCCCCCGGACGTTTCGGAGCGCCTCGATCGACACCTAGAGGAGCGAATCGACGATGAGGTCGCCGTCCGGGTGGGCTTTATCACCGCTCAGGAGTCCGAACCGATCCCACCGACGACGGACACCGGGGTCGGGATCTAG
- a CDS encoding cation-translocating P-type ATPase, whose amino-acid sequence MAEQPHGRRPKRVLEDLESRPNGLSNGEVRRRREEHGENEIVQGGGRSAVDIFVAQFDSVLIWVLVVAALLSIWAGHTIDAVLIAVIVVANGIFGFVQDYQAERSLESLRELAAPTATVRRAGESRTVDATELVPGDVVVLRGGDVIPADGRLLEATGLEVDEAALTGESVPVSKASEAVDPDAPLAERSSMVYKGTNVTRGKGVAVVTGTGMETAVGAIARELAATEETETPLQGELDRLGRSLGIGVLALSALVAPLLILRGTDAIGAALTAVSLAVAAIPEGLPAVVTLTLALGVRRMSAENALVRRLPAVEALGAVDVICTDKTGTLTKGQMTVSRCWVHDAVLEFDEEQAARTEAANGGALADAESVVGDTTGAADGAAEADAPSDHEELLLRIGALCNDSTLEEGDPTEQALLEAADRRGLDREALRAENPRTGEVPFSSERKWMGTVHGDVGYVKGAPEVVVDNCDRVLTADGPAALTDERRERIETRVREFGDDALRVLAMAYREEPASPDDLADGLTFVGLTGMIDPPRTEVANAIAATNRAGIDVKMVTGDNVRTAGAIAETLGIGTEVLEGRAIEGMDDATLRERVESVDVFARTSPEHKVRILRALQDRGHDVAMTGDGVNDAPALKNADVGVAMGIRGTDVARQASDVVLLDDNYATIERAVERGRTIFDNVWKFVAYLLSANVAEVALVFIASLFGYLILPAVQLLWINLLTDGLPALALGADPNSGDVMDRPPRDPEQGIIGRPMLALVGGVGAVTTTVMLGLTLFTLAGAAAVTPYAMTMVFTGFVFLEFEKLYVIRWLRGTPTLSNRWLAAAVAASVALQLAVLYTPLNRYFGTVPLEAADWGLIAAVLAVCLPAYIGVATVVQRTWQ is encoded by the coding sequence ATGGCCGAGCAGCCACACGGACGGCGGCCGAAGCGCGTCCTCGAGGACCTCGAGTCGCGACCGAACGGGCTGTCGAACGGAGAGGTACGTCGACGACGCGAGGAGCACGGCGAGAACGAGATCGTGCAGGGTGGCGGGCGCTCGGCGGTCGACATCTTCGTCGCCCAGTTCGACAGCGTCCTGATCTGGGTGTTGGTGGTCGCGGCGCTGCTCTCGATCTGGGCGGGTCACACTATCGACGCGGTCCTGATCGCGGTCATCGTCGTCGCGAACGGGATCTTCGGTTTCGTGCAGGACTACCAGGCCGAGCGCAGCCTCGAATCGCTCCGGGAACTGGCCGCGCCGACGGCGACCGTCCGCCGGGCGGGAGAGTCGAGGACGGTCGACGCGACCGAACTCGTCCCCGGCGATGTCGTCGTCCTGCGCGGCGGCGACGTGATCCCCGCGGACGGCCGGCTGCTCGAGGCGACCGGCCTCGAAGTCGACGAAGCGGCGCTGACCGGCGAGAGCGTGCCGGTCTCGAAGGCCTCGGAGGCGGTCGACCCTGACGCACCGCTCGCGGAGCGCTCGAGCATGGTCTACAAGGGGACGAACGTCACGCGCGGCAAGGGCGTCGCGGTCGTCACCGGCACGGGCATGGAGACGGCCGTGGGCGCGATCGCTCGCGAACTCGCCGCGACCGAGGAGACCGAGACGCCGCTGCAGGGCGAACTCGACCGGCTGGGGCGAAGTCTCGGGATCGGGGTCCTCGCGCTCTCGGCGCTGGTCGCGCCGCTGTTGATCCTGCGCGGGACGGACGCGATCGGGGCCGCGCTCACGGCCGTCTCGCTCGCCGTCGCGGCGATCCCCGAGGGATTGCCCGCGGTGGTTACGCTCACGCTGGCGCTCGGCGTCCGCAGGATGTCCGCGGAGAACGCGCTCGTCCGCCGGCTGCCGGCCGTCGAGGCGCTCGGTGCCGTCGACGTCATCTGTACGGACAAGACCGGAACGCTCACGAAAGGGCAGATGACCGTCAGCCGGTGCTGGGTCCACGACGCCGTCCTCGAGTTCGACGAGGAGCAGGCAGCGAGAACGGAGGCGGCAAACGGCGGAGCGCTGGCCGACGCGGAATCGGTCGTCGGTGACACCACCGGCGCTGCGGACGGAGCCGCAGAGGCCGACGCGCCCTCGGACCACGAGGAACTGCTCTTACGAATCGGCGCGCTCTGTAACGACTCGACGCTCGAGGAGGGAGATCCGACCGAGCAGGCGTTGCTCGAGGCGGCCGACCGGCGAGGGCTCGACCGCGAGGCGCTCCGGGCCGAGAATCCGCGGACGGGCGAGGTTCCCTTCTCCTCCGAGCGCAAGTGGATGGGGACCGTCCACGGCGACGTCGGCTACGTCAAGGGCGCGCCGGAGGTCGTCGTCGACAACTGCGATCGGGTCCTGACCGCCGACGGGCCGGCCGCGCTGACCGACGAGCGTCGCGAGCGGATCGAGACGCGGGTCCGCGAGTTCGGCGACGACGCGTTGCGCGTGCTGGCGATGGCCTACCGCGAGGAGCCCGCCTCCCCCGACGACCTCGCGGACGGGCTGACGTTCGTCGGGCTGACCGGGATGATCGACCCGCCACGGACCGAAGTCGCCAACGCCATCGCGGCGACGAACCGCGCCGGCATCGACGTGAAGATGGTGACCGGCGACAACGTCCGGACGGCCGGCGCGATCGCCGAGACGCTGGGGATCGGCACCGAGGTGCTCGAGGGGCGGGCGATCGAGGGCATGGACGACGCGACGCTGCGCGAGCGCGTCGAGTCGGTCGACGTCTTCGCGCGCACGTCGCCCGAGCATAAGGTCCGCATCCTGCGAGCGTTACAGGACCGGGGCCACGACGTGGCGATGACCGGCGACGGCGTCAACGACGCGCCGGCGCTGAAAAACGCCGACGTGGGCGTCGCGATGGGGATTCGTGGGACCGACGTCGCCAGACAGGCCTCGGACGTGGTCCTGCTCGACGACAACTACGCGACGATCGAGCGCGCCGTCGAGCGCGGCCGGACGATCTTCGACAACGTCTGGAAGTTCGTCGCCTACCTCCTCAGCGCGAACGTCGCGGAGGTGGCGCTCGTTTTCATCGCGTCGCTGTTCGGCTACCTCATCCTGCCCGCCGTACAGCTGCTGTGGATCAACCTGCTGACCGACGGGCTGCCGGCGCTGGCCCTCGGCGCGGACCCGAACAGCGGCGACGTGATGGACCGGCCGCCGCGCGATCCCGAGCAGGGGATCATCGGCCGGCCGATGCTCGCACTCGTCGGCGGTGTCGGTGCAGTCACCACGACCGTCATGCTCGGGCTCACGTTGTTCACGCTCGCGGGCGCTGCCGCCGTCACGCCCTACGCGATGACGATGGTGTTCACCGGCTTCGTCTTCCTCGAGTTCGAGAAGCTCTACGTCATCCGCTGGCTGCGCGGGACGCCGACGCTGTCGAACCGGTGGCTCGCGGCCGCCGTCGCGGCGTCGGTCGCCCTCCAGCTCGCGGTGCTGTACACGCCGCTCAATCGGTACTTCGGGACGGTCCCCCTCGAGGCGGCCGACTGGGGGCTCATCGCGGCCGTCCTCGCCGTCTGTTTGCCCGCCTACATCGGGGTCGCTACCGTCGTGCAACGCACGTGGCAGTGA
- a CDS encoding YeeE/YedE family protein, translating into MSEDRHPLFMPLILVGGLIFGFGLGFSQMARPEVVLHFLQFEDFGLLFVMFGAAIVSGIAFAVMPRVRDSAPLTGDRYERRLKPFDRNVLIGGAIFGVGWGLSGICPGAAYASLGVGNVAILWAIGGMFAGAYLQGAWRSRRAAADSAASSAD; encoded by the coding sequence GTGAGCGAGGATCGTCATCCGCTGTTCATGCCGCTGATCCTCGTCGGCGGCCTGATCTTCGGCTTCGGCCTCGGATTCAGTCAGATGGCGCGCCCGGAAGTGGTGCTGCACTTCCTGCAGTTCGAGGATTTCGGGCTGCTGTTCGTCATGTTCGGCGCGGCGATCGTCTCCGGGATCGCCTTCGCCGTCATGCCCCGCGTCCGCGATAGCGCGCCGCTGACCGGCGATCGGTACGAACGCCGGCTCAAACCGTTCGATCGGAACGTCCTGATCGGCGGCGCGATCTTCGGCGTCGGCTGGGGCCTCTCCGGGATCTGCCCCGGCGCGGCCTACGCCAGCCTCGGCGTCGGTAACGTCGCCATCCTCTGGGCCATCGGCGGCATGTTCGCCGGCGCGTACCTTCAGGGCGCCTGGCGAAGCAGACGGGCGGCGGCCGATTCCGCCGCCTCGAGCGCCGACTGA
- a CDS encoding YeeE/YedE family protein produces the protein MVADPVALQVAAELFPNGISRYAVGGLLVGLGAVVIYVGTGIPAGASTFLESTLSYVSEQSRFQQYVASRDWRVVFTLGIILGALAFAATIQSGVITTALYEPGTTGELYEVGGVTLWTTDVQAWRLLVGGVFVGIGTRIGKGCTSGHGVCGVGSASKTSLVGVLTFLTVAIVTAQTVAALGVSP, from the coding sequence ATGGTCGCTGATCCGGTAGCGCTCCAGGTGGCCGCCGAGTTGTTCCCCAACGGGATCAGTCGCTACGCCGTCGGCGGATTGCTCGTCGGCCTCGGCGCGGTCGTCATCTACGTCGGCACCGGCATCCCCGCCGGCGCCAGCACCTTCCTCGAGTCGACGCTCTCGTACGTCTCCGAGCAGTCGCGCTTCCAGCAGTACGTCGCCTCGCGGGACTGGCGCGTCGTGTTCACGCTCGGGATCATCCTGGGCGCGCTGGCGTTCGCGGCGACGATCCAATCGGGCGTAATCACGACCGCGCTCTACGAGCCCGGGACGACCGGCGAACTCTACGAGGTCGGGGGCGTGACGCTGTGGACGACCGACGTGCAGGCCTGGCGGCTGCTGGTCGGCGGCGTCTTCGTCGGCATCGGCACCCGTATCGGGAAGGGCTGTACGTCCGGCCACGGCGTCTGCGGCGTCGGCTCGGCCTCGAAAACGTCGCTCGTCGGCGTGCTGACGTTCCTGACCGTCGCGATCGTCACTGCGCAAACCGTCGCCGCCCTGGGGGTGTCGCCATGA
- a CDS encoding MBL fold metallo-hydrolase, with protein sequence MDDMDFPTPDVSVESIAPDELKQRIDAGEDVTILDARMASEYDEWHVDGDTVESINVPYFEFLEEEIDEDVLARIPDDREITVLCAKGGASEYVAGALKERGYDAVHLENGMNGWARIYEAVEVERYDGAGTLRQYQRPSSGCLGYLVYDDGEAAVIDPLRAFTDRYLADADDLGVDLKYAIDTHIHADHISGVRALDAVGVEGVIPAAAVDRGVTYANELTTAADGDEFEVGDAVIETVSTPGHTSGMTSYLIDGSLLATGDGLFVESVARPDLEEGDDGAPEAASTLYESLQERVLSLPDDTLVGGAHFSDAAQPAEDGTYTAPIGQLEEEMDALTMDEEAFVELILSDMPPRPANYEDIIATNLGQQEADDDEAFELELGPNNCAASQESLAGD encoded by the coding sequence ATGGACGACATGGACTTCCCAACGCCGGACGTTTCGGTCGAATCGATCGCCCCCGACGAGCTGAAACAGCGAATCGACGCGGGCGAGGACGTGACGATCCTCGACGCGCGCATGGCGTCGGAGTACGACGAGTGGCACGTCGACGGCGACACCGTCGAATCGATCAACGTCCCCTACTTCGAGTTCCTCGAGGAGGAGATCGACGAGGACGTGCTTGCACGAATTCCCGACGACCGTGAAATCACCGTCCTCTGTGCGAAAGGCGGCGCCAGCGAGTACGTCGCCGGCGCGCTCAAAGAGCGCGGCTACGACGCCGTCCACCTAGAGAACGGCATGAACGGCTGGGCGCGCATCTACGAGGCCGTCGAGGTCGAGCGCTACGACGGCGCGGGGACGCTGCGCCAGTATCAGCGCCCCTCCTCGGGCTGTCTCGGCTACCTCGTCTACGACGACGGCGAGGCCGCCGTGATCGACCCGCTGCGCGCGTTCACCGACCGCTATCTCGCCGACGCCGACGACCTGGGCGTCGACCTGAAATATGCGATCGACACCCACATCCACGCCGACCACATCTCGGGCGTCCGCGCGCTCGACGCGGTCGGCGTCGAGGGCGTCATCCCCGCGGCGGCGGTCGACCGCGGCGTTACTTACGCCAACGAGTTGACGACTGCCGCCGACGGCGACGAGTTCGAGGTCGGCGACGCCGTTATCGAGACAGTGTCCACGCCCGGGCACACCTCCGGGATGACCTCGTACCTGATCGACGGCTCGCTGCTGGCGACCGGCGACGGCCTGTTCGTCGAGAGCGTCGCCCGCCCCGACCTGGAGGAAGGCGACGATGGCGCGCCCGAGGCCGCCAGCACGCTCTACGAGTCGCTGCAAGAACGCGTCCTCTCGCTGCCCGACGACACACTCGTCGGCGGCGCACACTTCAGCGACGCGGCTCAGCCGGCCGAAGACGGAACCTATACGGCGCCGATCGGCCAACTCGAGGAGGAGATGGACGCACTGACGATGGACGAAGAGGCGTTCGTGGAGTTGATCCTCTCGGACATGCCGCCCCGGCCGGCCAACTACGAGGACATTATCGCGACGAACCTCGGCCAGCAGGAGGCCGACGACGACGAGGCGTTCGAACTCGAGCTCGGGCCGAACAACTGCGCGGCGAGCCAGGAATCGCTCGCGGGTGACTGA
- a CDS encoding sulfurtransferase TusA family protein — protein MSSEYTTTETLDVKGQSCPMPIVKTKGAIDDLEAGDVLEVVATDSGSMSDIQGWADGTDGVELLDQVEDGDLYTHYVKKTA, from the coding sequence ATGAGTTCGGAATACACTACCACGGAGACGCTCGACGTGAAAGGACAGTCCTGCCCGATGCCCATCGTGAAGACCAAGGGCGCCATCGACGATCTCGAGGCCGGCGACGTGCTCGAGGTCGTCGCGACGGACTCGGGCAGTATGAGCGACATTCAGGGGTGGGCGGACGGTACCGACGGCGTGGAACTGCTCGACCAGGTCGAGGACGGCGACCTGTACACCCACTACGTGAAGAAGACGGCGTAA
- a CDS encoding DsrE/DsrF/DrsH-like family protein produces the protein MSTDNSTTPVDDGDGEFDAAELQALRERVDELEESVSELDDADDQGKMTIIATQGTFDMAYPPLILASTAAAFGWDVVVFHTFWGLDILHEEKSQNLKLSAVGNPNMPVPNALAALPGMDAMATKMMQKRIDDNGTATIEELIDLSLESGVDLQACQMTIELMDYNEDDFYDGVTTGVGAATAIQHMAESDVQLLV, from the coding sequence ATGAGTACGGACAACTCCACCACACCGGTCGACGACGGCGACGGCGAGTTCGACGCCGCGGAGCTGCAGGCGCTGCGCGAGCGCGTCGACGAGCTCGAGGAGTCGGTCTCCGAGCTCGACGACGCCGACGATCAGGGGAAGATGACGATTATCGCGACGCAGGGGACGTTCGACATGGCGTACCCGCCGCTGATCCTCGCGAGCACGGCCGCCGCCTTCGGCTGGGATGTCGTCGTCTTCCACACGTTCTGGGGGCTCGATATCCTCCACGAGGAGAAGTCCCAGAACCTCAAGCTGAGCGCCGTCGGCAACCCGAATATGCCGGTCCCGAACGCGCTGGCTGCACTGCCCGGCATGGACGCGATGGCGACGAAGATGATGCAAAAGCGTATCGACGACAACGGGACGGCCACCATCGAGGAGCTGATCGACCTCTCGCTCGAGAGCGGCGTCGACCTGCAGGCCTGCCAGATGACCATCGAGCTGATGGACTACAACGAGGACGACTTCTACGACGGCGTCACCACCGGCGTCGGCGCGGCGACCGCCATCCAGCACATGGCCGAATCGGACGTGCAACTGCTGGTCTAA
- a CDS encoding HalOD1 output domain-containing protein: MKSENSGDERGFEFQSETRPSMRVVRAVAAADGVDPADLEPPLADAVDPAALDRLFASLADGTVRRGRATFDYRGYDVTVDSSGRVTLE; encoded by the coding sequence GTGAAAAGCGAAAACTCCGGCGACGAGAGAGGTTTTGAGTTTCAGTCCGAGACACGACCGAGCATGCGCGTGGTCCGTGCGGTCGCCGCGGCGGACGGCGTCGATCCCGCCGACCTCGAGCCGCCGCTCGCCGACGCCGTCGATCCGGCGGCGTTGGACCGGCTCTTCGCATCCCTCGCGGACGGAACGGTCCGCCGCGGCCGGGCGACGTTCGACTATCGCGGGTACGACGTGACGGTCGACTCGAGCGGGCGTGTCACGCTCGAGTAA
- a CDS encoding sulfite exporter TauE/SafE family protein, whose product MSSPESPIRVDRFVSNLRAFRYREVMMAVATLSVIAGSIVFFPGLENVGAGIQSDVSLGLLAAFVLVAIVAGVVKGMIGFGYALITTPIFASVIDPTFAVVVLAIPPWMLNMFQIGETDTGLAFVRDEWLLVALAAVGTVLGVAFLAEFSTGPIVPFLIGLIIFGYVVFQLVQRFVTVEEAHHPVALGTAGFLEGFLLAVANLGPLLPVYFHTFERDAERYIGGLSMVLGTVFTIRIVQMALFTDLLTTYRLWLGSVIAVVTIVGLLLGTSLRRLEVDEDLFNRFVVGLLFLISLNIFRNTVPALFF is encoded by the coding sequence ATGAGTTCACCAGAGTCTCCGATACGCGTCGACCGATTCGTCTCGAACCTCCGCGCGTTCAGATATCGCGAAGTGATGATGGCCGTTGCGACGCTCAGCGTGATCGCGGGATCGATCGTCTTCTTCCCCGGTCTCGAGAACGTGGGCGCGGGTATCCAGTCCGACGTCTCGCTCGGCCTGCTCGCAGCGTTCGTCCTCGTCGCGATCGTCGCCGGCGTCGTCAAGGGGATGATCGGGTTCGGCTACGCGCTGATCACGACGCCCATCTTCGCGTCGGTGATCGACCCGACATTCGCGGTCGTCGTCCTGGCGATCCCGCCGTGGATGCTCAACATGTTCCAGATCGGCGAGACCGATACCGGACTCGCCTTCGTCCGCGACGAGTGGCTCCTCGTGGCGCTGGCCGCCGTCGGGACCGTCCTCGGCGTCGCCTTCCTCGCGGAGTTCAGCACCGGCCCCATCGTCCCCTTCCTCATCGGGCTGATCATCTTCGGCTACGTCGTCTTCCAGCTCGTCCAGCGCTTCGTCACGGTCGAGGAGGCCCACCACCCGGTCGCGCTCGGCACCGCCGGCTTCCTCGAGGGCTTCCTGCTCGCCGTCGCGAACCTCGGCCCGCTCCTCCCCGTCTACTTCCACACGTTCGAGCGCGACGCCGAGCGGTACATCGGCGGGCTCTCGATGGTGCTCGGGACGGTGTTCACGATTCGCATCGTCCAGATGGCGCTGTTCACCGACCTGTTGACGACCTACCGGCTGTGGCTCGGCTCGGTGATCGCCGTGGTTACGATCGTCGGCCTGCTGCTTGGCACGTCTCTCCGCCGACTCGAGGTCGACGAGGACCTGTTCAACCGGTTCGTCGTCGGGCTCCTGTTTCTGATCTCGCTCAACATCTTCCGAAACACCGTGCCCGCGCTGTTCTTCTAG